GCCAAGGTCGAAGATTCCTTCGCCCTCGAACGCCGCCACGGTCTGGTCGATCAAGCTGATCGAGGGCACCGTGAAGCACAGCCGGTTGCCCTTGGCTTGCGCGCCCTTGATGATTTCGGCTGCGATGCGGGTCTTCCCCGCCCCAGTGGGCAGTTGGAGAACAACACGGCTACATCCCTCGACGAGGGCCCGCCGCAATTCCTGAAGCGCAAGGTCCTGGTGCGGACGGAGCGGACGGGGCTCGGTCGCATCGGCCCAGAGATGGCGAAGCAAGGTCACGTGCCGCTCCCATCAATTACACGAAAGGGGTAGTCGCGCTCTTGCGTATCGCCATGAATGCTACCCTGGGAAGGACCCTCACCTTCACCTTCACCTTCATCCGCGCGGGGTTCAGCATTTGTCGAGCCCCGGCTGAACACCTGTTCAACACGCGCTGCCTTCCTGTTGACCCCTGACGCGATCCCCGCGAGGCGCTTCTTCTCACGGTTCGCCTTAGCCTTTGCGATTTCCGCCGTAGTGGCTGGATGGGTAAGCATTCCGGCCTTGATCTCGAACAGCGACCACAAGGTTTCCTTAATCTCGGCCCACTGCCGGGGCGTGGCCCTCACCAGCTTTGCGAGCTGCTTGTCATCCGCTTTAATCGCGCCACCGGCCTTCCAGAGATTAGCGATAATCAGCTGAAAGGCACCGACCTCGTGACCCGTCATGGAAGCGGTGACGGTGAAAAAGTCTCCGATGTAGGTCGGAAACCAAATGTCGACCGCGCTGCCCATCATCCGGCCTCGAACTCAGCAAGGAACACGAAGGACGCAACCGCCCGATGGGCTTGCCAGTAGGGATTGCCGGGAAGCTCGGGATAATCCCTCTCGGCCTTCACCAAGACCTGATGGACAGCAAACGCCAGTTCAGAACGGGGCGTGTCGGTTTGCACCGCACCCGGACGCGCGTAGCTGGCCGCGCTCACGACTGGTGTCCACGAGCGTTCGTGGGCGTAGCGCCACCGCTCGTATTCAAGGTGACGCGGTCTTCAATCCAGCGGCTGAGATCGCCGACGCGATAGCGGACGTTACGCCCCAGCTTGAGGTACGGGGGGCCACCTCCATAGACCCTCAGCTTTTCAAGCATCGAAGAGGATACGCCGAGCCACTCGGCCGCTCGGCCGGTATCCAACAAATTGAGGTGAACGAAGTCTTGCGCCATCTTGCTTGGCTCCTCGGGCCGCACAGTGCCGCCTGTTGGATTCTGCTTGATAGCTTCCCGTCCAAGACGCCGCCGGAAATGCCGAAAAGCGCCGAAAAGGGGCTCATGGGCCTATTCTCGGCGGACCGCCTCTTCCTTCATCCGCTTAAGGAATTCTTGAATGGCGGGCTGGAAGGTCGTCCGAGCCAACCCCTCCCTCCCCCACTCGACAGTGAGTATGGTGTCGATCTGCTTCCAAAGTTCATCTGAACCCAAAGCGGCAAACTGGTCGGCCGTATCGTTTTGGCGTTCTACCCACAGGGCCAGTGCTGCGGCGAAGATCGGCCACCCGGCGGCCGGTGAGCGCCCTTTCTTTCGACCGCCCGTTTCCGAGCCACTCCCAGCGGAAACAGGCGGAAGCTTGAAGAATTCCCGCACTTCCGCCTGATTGAATAGCAAGCGGTCACATCGGAACTCGGCCGCTCCAACAACGCCAAGAAGGCCGCCCTCATTGATAGCTACGCG
This is a stretch of genomic DNA from Aurantiacibacter arachoides. It encodes these proteins:
- a CDS encoding DUF1376 domain-containing protein, encoding MMGSAVDIWFPTYIGDFFTVTASMTGHEVGAFQLIIANLWKAGGAIKADDKQLAKLVRATPRQWAEIKETLWSLFEIKAGMLTHPATTAEIAKAKANREKKRLAGIASGVNRKAARVEQVFSRGSTNAEPRADEGEGEGEGPSQGSIHGDTQERDYPFRVIDGSGT
- a CDS encoding helix-turn-helix transcriptional regulator: MAQDFVHLNLLDTGRAAEWLGVSSSMLEKLRVYGGGPPYLKLGRNVRYRVGDLSRWIEDRVTLNTSGGATPTNARGHQS